In Acipenser ruthenus chromosome 60, fAciRut3.2 maternal haplotype, whole genome shotgun sequence, a genomic segment contains:
- the LOC131696620 gene encoding protein tweety homolog 1-like isoform X2 — protein MVFLFLFLTPVFLSLSSAPLSQTLLLLSSLSALCLLLSLLGVSSSLIGWCCRRRGNHEEVDDSDDDDECDDVTGGRRLCCVTWGTVGAVVICCAAIGIGFYGNSEANDGMYQMTYSLATANHTLSSIDILVSDTVSLLGLAVSDQLTRLEELLSRRDDLIIVARNARRQAEAVIDLLSNLPLQATPPLSAAQLTTQGNYTAENQTESAVSVDWAAQRVGSLEEYRWLSYVLLLLLDLLICLFILLALAKETRWLLVLMSSLSWLALFLSWGSLGLETATAVALSDFCVDPDTYILNTTQLDLGVRQDVLEYYLLCNKGMRSPFQQRLTQSQRALSNIHAQLTGLEAMAIPQFPQAEKSLSELQQVLNVTEGNFQQLVALLNCRALNKDYLDAIKGLCYDGMEGVLYLSLFSFLSALSFSSLLCTLPRAWDQFHSDSGDYDDSDDDSEDPFGSHQARRQMPTSRAGPSGVLPGFYSYQGGASAPPLSSAPPLSHYMAQNALFSGSPRFESVPLIERQSPPPSYSPSMLTGFGDPQLNSAAGHSRTEFLS, from the exons AtggtctttctctttctcttcctcacccctgtctttctctctctctcttctgctcctctctctcagactctactccttctctcctctctctccgcgCTCTGTCTCCTCCTCTCATTGCTCGGGGTCTCTTCCTCTCTGATTGGCTGGTGCTGCCGTCGGCGTGGTAACCACGAGGAGGTCGATGACAGCGATGACGATGACGAGTGTGATGATGTCACTGGAGGGCGTCGGCTCTGCTGTGTCACATGGGGTACTGTCGGGGCCGTTGTGATTTGCTG TGCTGCTATTGGAATTGGTTTCTATGGTAATAGCGAAGCCAATGATGGGATGTATCAGATGACCTACTCCCTGGCGACAGCCAATCACACGCTGAGTTCCATTGACATTCTG GTCTCAGACACCGTGTCCTTGCTGGGTCTGGCAGTCTCTGATCAGCTCACCAGATTGGAGGAGCTCCTGTCCCGGCGCGATGACCTCATTATCGTCGCTCGGAATGCCCGTCGGCAAGCGGAGGCTGTGATTGACCTGCTGTCGAACCTGCCCCTCCAGGCCACACCCCCCCTGAGTGCAGCGCAGCTAACCACCCAGGGGAATTATACTGCAGAGAATCAGACAGAGAGCGCAGTCAGTGTGGACTGGGCAGCACAGAGAGTGGGGTCCCTCGAGGAATAcag ATGGCTCTCCTACGTTCTTCTGCTTCTTCTAGACCTCCTCATCTGTCTCTTCATCCTCTTGGCTCTCGCTAAGGAAACACGCTGGCTGCTGGTGCT aATGTCATCTCTTTCTTGGCTCGCTCTGTTTCTCAGCTGGGGTTCACTGGGTCTGGAGACTGCTACTGCTGTG gctctcAGTGATTTTTGCGTGGATCCAGACACCTACATATTAAATACAACACAGTTGGATCTCGGAGTAAGACAag ATGTCCTGGAGTATTACCTGCTCTGCAACAAGGGAATGAGAAGTCCTTTCCAACAg CGACTCACTCAGTCTCAGAGAGCTTTGTCTAATATCCATGCTCAACTCACTGGCCTGGAGGCCATGGCTATCCCACAATTCCCTCAGGCTGAA AAGAGCCTCTCTGAGCTGCAGCAGGTTCTCAACGTCACCGAGGGAAACTTCCAGCAGCTGGTGGCACTACTGAACTGCAGAGCACTgaacaag gactATCTAGATGCTATAAAGGGCCTGTGTTATGATGGGATGGAGGGAGTGTtgtatctctctctcttctctttcctCTCCGCTCTCTcattctcctctctcctctgcacCCTGCCGAGAGCCTGGGACCAGTTTCACAg TGACTCTGGTGATTACGACGACTCTGATGATGACAGCGAGGACCCCTTCGGCTCTCATCAGGCACGTAGACAGATGCCCACGAGCAGGGCGGGGCCATCAGGGGTCCTGCCAGGTTTCTATAGTTACCAGGGGGGGGCCtcggctcctcccctctccagTGCCCCGCCCCTCTCTCACTACAT GGCTCAAAACGCTTTATTCAGTGGCAGTCCTCGATTTGAAAGCGTCCCGCTGATCGAAAGACAGTCGCCACCCCCCTCG
- the LOC117409930 gene encoding leukocyte receptor cluster member 9, giving the protein MAFESRDSTHHSLTNENHGGGTACDVTENGGKEQEVLSNEQKGTDVTGQEVTGEGAALCKFYLLGRCHFGSKCRNLHSNLRRGNIPEGEGEGEGEGGPQKNSQGTKAKMKPPGNENKKGPREKAGKKPRMKTAEDVIARVQWDPELRAEEFSVGYLDRFVGVLERPFSEFSWEDLASVDQYETLAVPQHRIQYFKYRDRIVWDKNQRIDLVFGSTGEGRSIGDVMREEEEREREREREREREREEGRETLQNEEFDGELQKTDERANEEATEDQAEKEGNEKGIDTKLENVRIETSSFSVQHRPQTIDSDTEHDADQFEPEPEHLGQTPTMPRPRRPNHFVAIRLLGKEFRQASVQIRDYLTRLVSGLAEHFVPVETLHISLCLLRLDTQADVQRARDALQEFGFNNRRLLPPPLVLSFPHGLRDFKSTVLYLQPEPLARLHALVRSLDRAFKDKGLSVTCPSENLCPKGIKLHATLAKVRKLPKGTEASSQTVQCIPEELYSQAPAADFGCQVVDTLELCSMGKARGCDGFYNTLAAIRLH; this is encoded by the exons ATGGCATTTGAAAGTCGAGATTCAACACACCACAGCTTGACCAATGAGAATCATGGAGGAGGGACCGCCTGTGATGTCACAGAAAATGGAGGGAAAGAACAGGAAGTGCTGAGTAATGAGCAGAAAG GAACAGATGTAACAGGACAGGAAGTGACAGGCGAGGGGGCTGCTTTGTGCAAGTTCTACTTGCTGGGACGCTGCCACTTCGGGTCGAAGTGTCGAAATCTGCACAG caatcTTAGGAGAGGAAATATtcctgagggagagggagagggagagggagaggggggaccCCAGAAAAACAGCCAAGGGACAAAGGCGAAAATGAAACCCCCCGGAAACGAAAACAAAAAGGGGCCGCGCGAGAAAGCAGGAAAGAAGCCCCGGATGAAGACGGCGGAGGACGTCATCGCCAGGGTCCAGTGGGACCCGGAGCTCCGAGCAGAGGAGTTCTCGGTGGGGTACCTCGATCGCTTCGTGGGGGTGCTGGAGAGGCCCTTCTCCGAGTTCTCCTGGGAGGACCTAGCCTCTGTGGACCAGTACGAGACCCTGGCTGTGCCCCAGCACAGGATCCAGTACTTCAAATACCGGGACCGGATCGTCTGGGACAAGAACCAGAGGATAGACCTGGTGTTCGGATCTACAGGGGAGGGGAGGAGCATCGGGGACGtgatgagagaggaggaggagagggagagggagagggagagggagagggagagggagagggaggaaggCAGGGAGACGCTACAGAATGAAGAATTTGATGGAGAATTACAGAAAACAGATGAACGGGCGAACGAAGAAGCAACCGAAGACCAAGCAGAAAAAGAAGGGAATGAAAAAG GAATTGACACAAAGCTAGAAAACGTCAGAATAGAAACGAGCTCTTTCTCTGTCCAACACCGACCTCAAACAATAGATTCCGATACGGAACACGACGCAGACCAGTTCGAACCAGAACCAGAGCACCTGGGACAGACCCCGACCATGCCACGCCCCCGCAGACCGAACCACTTCGTAGCAATCCGCCTCTTGGGAAAGGAGTTCCGGCAGGCCTCCGTACAAATCCGGGACTACTTGACGCGACTCGTTAGCGGTTTAGCGGAACACTTTGTACCGGTTGAGACCCTTCACATCTCCCTGTGTCTCCTGAGACTAGACACCCAGGCGGATGTGCAGAGAGCCAGGGACGCATTACAGGAGTTCGGGTTTAATAACAGACGCCTCCTACCTCCGCCGTTAGTCCTGTCCTTCCCTCACGGGCTCAGAGATTTCAAATCCACAGTCTTGTACCTTCAGCCCGAGCCTCTGGCCCGGCTCCATGCCCTTGTGAGGTCCCTGGATAGGGCGTTTAAAGACAAAGGGCTGTCTGTGACGTGCCCGAGTGAGAATCTCTGTCCTAAAGGCATCAAACTGCACGCAACGCTGGCTAAGGTGCGGAAATTGCCCAAAGGAACGGAGGCCAGCTCCCAAACTGTCCAGTGCATCCCAGAAGAGCTTTACAGCCAGGCTCCTGCGGCTGATTTTGGCTGCCAGGTTGTAGACACTCTAGAGCTGTGCTCTATGGGGAAAGCAAGGGGCTGTGATGGGTTTTATAACACCCTGGCTGCTATCCGACTCCACTGA
- the LOC131696620 gene encoding protein tweety homolog 1-like isoform X1 translates to MAAFLGYSPSQWVLLCHRIPRLDFGLESRGNTFQPEVWEYQQTLLLLSSLSALCLLLSLLGVSSSLIGWCCRRRGNHEEVDDSDDDDECDDVTGGRRLCCVTWGTVGAVVICCAAIGIGFYGNSEANDGMYQMTYSLATANHTLSSIDILVSDTVSLLGLAVSDQLTRLEELLSRRDDLIIVARNARRQAEAVIDLLSNLPLQATPPLSAAQLTTQGNYTAENQTESAVSVDWAAQRVGSLEEYRWLSYVLLLLLDLLICLFILLALAKETRWLLVLMSSLSWLALFLSWGSLGLETATAVALSDFCVDPDTYILNTTQLDLGVRQDVLEYYLLCNKGMRSPFQQRLTQSQRALSNIHAQLTGLEAMAIPQFPQAEKSLSELQQVLNVTEGNFQQLVALLNCRALNKDYLDAIKGLCYDGMEGVLYLSLFSFLSALSFSSLLCTLPRAWDQFHSDSGDYDDSDDDSEDPFGSHQARRQMPTSRAGPSGVLPGFYSYQGGASAPPLSSAPPLSHYMAQNALFSGSPRFESVPLIERQSPPPSYSPSMLTGFGDPQLNSAAGHSRTEFLS, encoded by the exons ATGGCAGCGTTCCTGGGATACTCCCCTTCCCAGTGGGTCTTGCTCTGCCACAGAATTCCCAGGTTGGACTTCGGATTGGAGAGCCGAGGGAACACATTCCAGCCGGAGGTGTGGGAATATCAGCAG actctactccttctctcctctctctccgcgCTCTGTCTCCTCCTCTCATTGCTCGGGGTCTCTTCCTCTCTGATTGGCTGGTGCTGCCGTCGGCGTGGTAACCACGAGGAGGTCGATGACAGCGATGACGATGACGAGTGTGATGATGTCACTGGAGGGCGTCGGCTCTGCTGTGTCACATGGGGTACTGTCGGGGCCGTTGTGATTTGCTG TGCTGCTATTGGAATTGGTTTCTATGGTAATAGCGAAGCCAATGATGGGATGTATCAGATGACCTACTCCCTGGCGACAGCCAATCACACGCTGAGTTCCATTGACATTCTG GTCTCAGACACCGTGTCCTTGCTGGGTCTGGCAGTCTCTGATCAGCTCACCAGATTGGAGGAGCTCCTGTCCCGGCGCGATGACCTCATTATCGTCGCTCGGAATGCCCGTCGGCAAGCGGAGGCTGTGATTGACCTGCTGTCGAACCTGCCCCTCCAGGCCACACCCCCCCTGAGTGCAGCGCAGCTAACCACCCAGGGGAATTATACTGCAGAGAATCAGACAGAGAGCGCAGTCAGTGTGGACTGGGCAGCACAGAGAGTGGGGTCCCTCGAGGAATAcag ATGGCTCTCCTACGTTCTTCTGCTTCTTCTAGACCTCCTCATCTGTCTCTTCATCCTCTTGGCTCTCGCTAAGGAAACACGCTGGCTGCTGGTGCT aATGTCATCTCTTTCTTGGCTCGCTCTGTTTCTCAGCTGGGGTTCACTGGGTCTGGAGACTGCTACTGCTGTG gctctcAGTGATTTTTGCGTGGATCCAGACACCTACATATTAAATACAACACAGTTGGATCTCGGAGTAAGACAag ATGTCCTGGAGTATTACCTGCTCTGCAACAAGGGAATGAGAAGTCCTTTCCAACAg CGACTCACTCAGTCTCAGAGAGCTTTGTCTAATATCCATGCTCAACTCACTGGCCTGGAGGCCATGGCTATCCCACAATTCCCTCAGGCTGAA AAGAGCCTCTCTGAGCTGCAGCAGGTTCTCAACGTCACCGAGGGAAACTTCCAGCAGCTGGTGGCACTACTGAACTGCAGAGCACTgaacaag gactATCTAGATGCTATAAAGGGCCTGTGTTATGATGGGATGGAGGGAGTGTtgtatctctctctcttctctttcctCTCCGCTCTCTcattctcctctctcctctgcacCCTGCCGAGAGCCTGGGACCAGTTTCACAg TGACTCTGGTGATTACGACGACTCTGATGATGACAGCGAGGACCCCTTCGGCTCTCATCAGGCACGTAGACAGATGCCCACGAGCAGGGCGGGGCCATCAGGGGTCCTGCCAGGTTTCTATAGTTACCAGGGGGGGGCCtcggctcctcccctctccagTGCCCCGCCCCTCTCTCACTACAT GGCTCAAAACGCTTTATTCAGTGGCAGTCCTCGATTTGAAAGCGTCCCGCTGATCGAAAGACAGTCGCCACCCCCCTCG
- the LOC131696620 gene encoding protein tweety homolog 1-like isoform X3, producing the protein MAAFLGYSPSQWVLLCHRIPRLDFGLESRGNTFQPEVWEYQQTLLLLSSLSALCLLLSLLGVSSSLIGWCCRRRGNHEEVDDSDDDDECDDVTGGRRLCCVTWGTVGAVVICCAAIGIGFYGNSEANDGMYQMTYSLATANHTLSSIDILVSDTVSLLGLAVSDQLTRLEELLSRRDDLIIVARNARRQAEAVIDLLSNLPLQATPPLSAAQLTTQGNYTAENQTESAVSVDWAAQRVGSLEEYRWLSYVLLLLLDLLICLFILLALAKETRWLLVLMSSLSWLALFLSWGSLGLETATAVALSDFCVDPDTYILNTTQLDLGVRQDVLEYYLLCNKGMRSPFQQKSLSELQQVLNVTEGNFQQLVALLNCRALNKDYLDAIKGLCYDGMEGVLYLSLFSFLSALSFSSLLCTLPRAWDQFHSDSGDYDDSDDDSEDPFGSHQARRQMPTSRAGPSGVLPGFYSYQGGASAPPLSSAPPLSHYMAQNALFSGSPRFESVPLIERQSPPPSYSPSMLTGFGDPQLNSAAGHSRTEFLS; encoded by the exons ATGGCAGCGTTCCTGGGATACTCCCCTTCCCAGTGGGTCTTGCTCTGCCACAGAATTCCCAGGTTGGACTTCGGATTGGAGAGCCGAGGGAACACATTCCAGCCGGAGGTGTGGGAATATCAGCAG actctactccttctctcctctctctccgcgCTCTGTCTCCTCCTCTCATTGCTCGGGGTCTCTTCCTCTCTGATTGGCTGGTGCTGCCGTCGGCGTGGTAACCACGAGGAGGTCGATGACAGCGATGACGATGACGAGTGTGATGATGTCACTGGAGGGCGTCGGCTCTGCTGTGTCACATGGGGTACTGTCGGGGCCGTTGTGATTTGCTG TGCTGCTATTGGAATTGGTTTCTATGGTAATAGCGAAGCCAATGATGGGATGTATCAGATGACCTACTCCCTGGCGACAGCCAATCACACGCTGAGTTCCATTGACATTCTG GTCTCAGACACCGTGTCCTTGCTGGGTCTGGCAGTCTCTGATCAGCTCACCAGATTGGAGGAGCTCCTGTCCCGGCGCGATGACCTCATTATCGTCGCTCGGAATGCCCGTCGGCAAGCGGAGGCTGTGATTGACCTGCTGTCGAACCTGCCCCTCCAGGCCACACCCCCCCTGAGTGCAGCGCAGCTAACCACCCAGGGGAATTATACTGCAGAGAATCAGACAGAGAGCGCAGTCAGTGTGGACTGGGCAGCACAGAGAGTGGGGTCCCTCGAGGAATAcag ATGGCTCTCCTACGTTCTTCTGCTTCTTCTAGACCTCCTCATCTGTCTCTTCATCCTCTTGGCTCTCGCTAAGGAAACACGCTGGCTGCTGGTGCT aATGTCATCTCTTTCTTGGCTCGCTCTGTTTCTCAGCTGGGGTTCACTGGGTCTGGAGACTGCTACTGCTGTG gctctcAGTGATTTTTGCGTGGATCCAGACACCTACATATTAAATACAACACAGTTGGATCTCGGAGTAAGACAag ATGTCCTGGAGTATTACCTGCTCTGCAACAAGGGAATGAGAAGTCCTTTCCAACAg AAGAGCCTCTCTGAGCTGCAGCAGGTTCTCAACGTCACCGAGGGAAACTTCCAGCAGCTGGTGGCACTACTGAACTGCAGAGCACTgaacaag gactATCTAGATGCTATAAAGGGCCTGTGTTATGATGGGATGGAGGGAGTGTtgtatctctctctcttctctttcctCTCCGCTCTCTcattctcctctctcctctgcacCCTGCCGAGAGCCTGGGACCAGTTTCACAg TGACTCTGGTGATTACGACGACTCTGATGATGACAGCGAGGACCCCTTCGGCTCTCATCAGGCACGTAGACAGATGCCCACGAGCAGGGCGGGGCCATCAGGGGTCCTGCCAGGTTTCTATAGTTACCAGGGGGGGGCCtcggctcctcccctctccagTGCCCCGCCCCTCTCTCACTACAT GGCTCAAAACGCTTTATTCAGTGGCAGTCCTCGATTTGAAAGCGTCCCGCTGATCGAAAGACAGTCGCCACCCCCCTCG
- the LOC131696620 gene encoding protein tweety homolog 1-like isoform X4, whose product MAAFLGYSPSQWVLLCHRIPRLDFGLESRGNTFQPEVWEYQQTLLLLSSLSALCLLLSLLGVSSSLIGWCCRRRGNHEEVDDSDDDDECDDVTGGRRLCCVTWGTVGAVVICCAAIGIGFYGNSEANDGMYQMTYSLATANHTLSSIDILVSDTVSLLGLAVSDQLTRLEELLSRRDDLIIVARNARRQAEAVIDLLSNLPLQATPPLSAAQLTTQGNYTAENQTESAVSVDWAAQRVGSLEEYRWLSYVLLLLLDLLICLFILLALAKETRWLLVLMSSLSWLALFLSWGSLGLETATAVALSDFCVDPDTYILNTTQLDLGVRQDVLEYYLLCNKGMRSPFQQRLTQSQRALSNIHAQLTGLEAMAIPQFPQAEKSLSELQQVLNVTEGNFQQLVALLNCRALNKDYLDAIKGLCYDGMEGVLYLSLFSFLSALSFSSLLCTLPRAWDQFHSDSGDYDDSDDDSEDPFGSHQGSKRFIQWQSSI is encoded by the exons ATGGCAGCGTTCCTGGGATACTCCCCTTCCCAGTGGGTCTTGCTCTGCCACAGAATTCCCAGGTTGGACTTCGGATTGGAGAGCCGAGGGAACACATTCCAGCCGGAGGTGTGGGAATATCAGCAG actctactccttctctcctctctctccgcgCTCTGTCTCCTCCTCTCATTGCTCGGGGTCTCTTCCTCTCTGATTGGCTGGTGCTGCCGTCGGCGTGGTAACCACGAGGAGGTCGATGACAGCGATGACGATGACGAGTGTGATGATGTCACTGGAGGGCGTCGGCTCTGCTGTGTCACATGGGGTACTGTCGGGGCCGTTGTGATTTGCTG TGCTGCTATTGGAATTGGTTTCTATGGTAATAGCGAAGCCAATGATGGGATGTATCAGATGACCTACTCCCTGGCGACAGCCAATCACACGCTGAGTTCCATTGACATTCTG GTCTCAGACACCGTGTCCTTGCTGGGTCTGGCAGTCTCTGATCAGCTCACCAGATTGGAGGAGCTCCTGTCCCGGCGCGATGACCTCATTATCGTCGCTCGGAATGCCCGTCGGCAAGCGGAGGCTGTGATTGACCTGCTGTCGAACCTGCCCCTCCAGGCCACACCCCCCCTGAGTGCAGCGCAGCTAACCACCCAGGGGAATTATACTGCAGAGAATCAGACAGAGAGCGCAGTCAGTGTGGACTGGGCAGCACAGAGAGTGGGGTCCCTCGAGGAATAcag ATGGCTCTCCTACGTTCTTCTGCTTCTTCTAGACCTCCTCATCTGTCTCTTCATCCTCTTGGCTCTCGCTAAGGAAACACGCTGGCTGCTGGTGCT aATGTCATCTCTTTCTTGGCTCGCTCTGTTTCTCAGCTGGGGTTCACTGGGTCTGGAGACTGCTACTGCTGTG gctctcAGTGATTTTTGCGTGGATCCAGACACCTACATATTAAATACAACACAGTTGGATCTCGGAGTAAGACAag ATGTCCTGGAGTATTACCTGCTCTGCAACAAGGGAATGAGAAGTCCTTTCCAACAg CGACTCACTCAGTCTCAGAGAGCTTTGTCTAATATCCATGCTCAACTCACTGGCCTGGAGGCCATGGCTATCCCACAATTCCCTCAGGCTGAA AAGAGCCTCTCTGAGCTGCAGCAGGTTCTCAACGTCACCGAGGGAAACTTCCAGCAGCTGGTGGCACTACTGAACTGCAGAGCACTgaacaag gactATCTAGATGCTATAAAGGGCCTGTGTTATGATGGGATGGAGGGAGTGTtgtatctctctctcttctctttcctCTCCGCTCTCTcattctcctctctcctctgcacCCTGCCGAGAGCCTGGGACCAGTTTCACAg TGACTCTGGTGATTACGACGACTCTGATGATGACAGCGAGGACCCCTTCGGCTCTCATCAG GGCTCAAAACGCTTTATTCAGTGGCAGTCCTCGATTTGA